A window from Citrus sinensis cultivar Valencia sweet orange chromosome 3, DVS_A1.0, whole genome shotgun sequence encodes these proteins:
- the LOC102607838 gene encoding conserved oligomeric Golgi complex subunit 2 isoform X2, with amino-acid sequence MMDPIPTAPPPRSATDLFSDPADSHPLWFKSNLFLSPNFDSESYISELRTFVPFETLRSELQAHLSSLNHELIDLINRDYADFVNLSTKLVDVDAAVVRMRAPLLELREKIDGFRGALEGSLVALQNGLKQRSEAASAREVLELLLDTFHVVSKVEKLIKELPSLPADGSDVDVNLEERKSMSSATTFQPVENGTNVRETQSMLLERIASEMNRLKFYIAHAQNLPFIENMEKRIKSASLLLDASLGHCFVHGLEHQNANVIYNCLRAYAAIDNTRNAEEIFSNTVVAPLMQKIIPHGPSEALAGASGDELESDYEQIKQCVEKDCKFLLDISSAENSGLHVFDFLANSILKEVLSAIQKGKPGAFSPGRPTQFLRNYKSSLDFLAYLEGYCPSRSAVAKFRAEAIYVEFMKQWNVGVYFSLRFQEIAGALDSALTAASLAPVQNSNSNQGNSQALTLKQSATLLDSMKSCWRQDVFLLPCSDKFLRLSLQLLSRYSNWLSSGLAARSSGHASFNPGNEWAISAAPDDFIYIIHDINCLATEVSGDYLTHVLQLLSSCSSEVLDLVKQSILEGGKSLSSMLPVVINTIVDALVEKAVEDLRQLKGITATYRMTNKPLPVRHSPYVSGVLRPLKAIPMCADSIGRRASYDILDTRG; translated from the exons ATGATGGATCCGATTCCAACGGCACCACCGCCCCGATCCGCGACGGACCTCTTCTCGGATCCGGCCGACTCTCACCCGCTTTGGTTCAAATCCAATCTCTTCCTCTCCCCGAACTTCGACTCCGAATCATACATCTCGGAGCTCAGAACTTTCGTCCCCTTCGAAACCCTCCGATCCGAGCTCCAGGCCCACTTGTCCTCCCTCAACCACGAACTCATCGACTTAATCAACCGCGACTACGCCGATTTCGTCAACTTGAGCACCAAGCTCGTTGATGTCGACGCGGCCGTTGTTCGTATGCGGGCCCCGCTTCTGGAGCTCAGAGAGAAGATCGACGGGTTTAGAGGGGCTCTCGAGGGCTCCCTCGTGGCTTTGCAGAACGGTCTGAAGCAGAGATCTGAAGCTGCTTCCGCTCGAGAGGTTCTCGAATTGTTGCTTGACACGTTTCATGTTGTTTCCAAG GTTGAAAAACTTATAAAGGAACTACCTAGTTTGCCTGCTGATGGGTCAGATGTTGACGTGAATTTGGAAGAGAGGAAGTCAATGAGCAGTGCCACTACCTTTCAACCTGTTGAGAATGGAACAAATGTCAGAGAGACTCAAAGCATGCTTTTGGAAAGAATTGCCAGTGAGATGAATCGGTTAAAGTTCTATATTGCTCATGCACAG AACCTGCCTTTCATTGAGAATATGGAGAAGAGGATTAAAAGTGCTAGCCTATTACTGGATGCTAGCTTGGGACATTGTTTTGTGCATGGTCTTGAACACCAGAATGCAAATGTAATTTACAACTGTTTGCGTGCCTATGCTGCCATCGACAACACCAGGAAtgcagaagaaattttttccaATACTGTTGTGGCTCCGTTGATGCAGAAAATTATCCCGCACGGGCCATCGGAGGCACTGGCTGGGGCATCTGGAGATGAACTTGAGAGTGATTATGAACAAATCAAGCAATGTGTTGAAAAAGACTGTAAATTTTTGTTGGATATATCTTCTGCAG AAAATTCTGGTTTGCATGTATTTGACTTCTTGGCCAATTCCATCCTGAAGGAGGTTCTCTCAGCAATTCAGAAGGGAAAACCAGGGGCGTTTTCTCCAGGAAGACCTACACAGTTCTTGAGAAATTACAAATCAAGCTTGGATTTCTTGGCTTATCTTGAAG GTTATTGTCCATCCAGATCTGCTGTTGCTAAATTCCGAGCGGAAGCTATCTATGTTGAGTTCATGAAGCAATGGAATGTTGGAGTTTATTTCTCTTTGAG GTTTCAGGAAATAGCAGGGGCTCTGGATTCTGCTCTCACGGCAGCTAGTCTAGCTCCTGTCCAGAATTCAAATTCCAACCAAGGGAATTCTCAAGCGTTAACATTAAAACAAAGTGCTACTCTTTTGGACAGCATGAAATCCTGCTGGAGACAGGATGTTTTCCTCCTCCCTTGCTCTGACAAATTTCTTCGTCTGTCCTTGCAGCTTCTTTCAAG ATACTCAAATTGGTTGTCATCTGGACTGGCTGCTCGGAGCTCTGGTCATGCAAGCTTCAATCCCGGAAATGAATGGGCTATTTCAGCTGCCCcagatgattttatttat ATTATTCATGACATTAATTGTTTGGCAACAGAAGTTTCTGGTGACTATCTGACTCATGTACTTCAGCTCCTGTCTTCATGCTCCAGTGAAGTTCTTGATCTTGTTAAACAGAGTATTTTAGAGGGTGGAAAGTCGTTGAGTTCAATGCTACCCGTAGTTATCAACACAATAGTTGATGCACTTGTTGAGAAGGCTGTTGAG GATTTGAGACAACTGAAGGGAATAACTGCAACTTATAGGATGACTAATAAACCCCTTCCTGTCAGGCACTCTCCTTATGTGTCTGGAGTGTTGCGTCCCTTGAAG gcTA